A genomic region of Methylobacterium durans contains the following coding sequences:
- a CDS encoding cytochrome P450, with the protein MPAQDRHRIVQWSVDFIDFFNIFPITVDSATRMIESTRAMQAYTLALLEERRRAPREDFLGILLRHAGTPDGPTTEEIVGNAMLLLLAGHAAVRNLIGNVVWLLLTRPDENRKLDADPTLLRAAIDETLRFEPPVTLIPRIALEPISVCGNSIPAGAVVQLSLAAANRDLAHFPDPDRFDIARQPKQLMSFGHGPHGCAGVNLARLQSEIALRTLLSRHPELALDPERPITWYRTAANRGPVNLPLKTAAIRA; encoded by the coding sequence GTGCCGGCGCAGGATCGTCACCGCATCGTGCAGTGGTCGGTCGACTTCATCGACTTCTTCAACATCTTCCCGATCACCGTCGACAGCGCCACGCGCATGATCGAGAGCACCAGAGCCATGCAGGCCTACACGCTGGCTCTGCTCGAGGAGCGCAGGCGTGCACCCCGCGAGGACTTCCTCGGGATCTTATTGCGTCACGCCGGGACACCTGACGGTCCGACGACGGAGGAGATCGTCGGCAACGCCATGCTGTTGCTGCTGGCGGGCCACGCGGCGGTGCGCAACCTGATCGGCAATGTCGTCTGGCTGCTGCTGACGCGACCCGACGAGAATAGAAAGCTCGATGCTGATCCGACCCTGCTGCGTGCTGCCATCGACGAGACGCTGCGCTTCGAGCCGCCGGTCACCCTCATCCCGCGTATCGCACTGGAGCCGATCAGCGTGTGCGGCAACAGCATCCCGGCGGGCGCGGTGGTGCAACTCAGCTTAGCTGCGGCCAATCGTGATCTGGCGCATTTTCCTGACCCTGACCGGTTCGACATCGCTCGCCAGCCCAAGCAGCTGATGAGCTTCGGGCACGGCCCGCATGGGTGCGCGGGTGTCAACCTCGCTCGCCTCCAGAGCGAGATCGCGCTCCGGACACTACTCTCTCGGCATCCCGAGCTCGCCCTCGATCCTGAACGCCCGATCACGTGGTACAGAACGGCGGCCAACCGTGGTCCCGTCAACCTGCCGCTAAAAACAGCAGCCATCAGGGCGTAG
- a CDS encoding Hsp20/alpha crystallin family protein — translation MSVRDLIPWSRGTNTPLPSRMRDEPASPFLTLHREMNRLFDDVFSGLGGGMPGLTTRGLGWPSVELVETEQGLRVSAELPGLDEKDVELTIDDGVLTLRGEKRAETTDKERGYSERSYGRFERVLALPFAVEEDKVEATFRNGVLSVTLPRSAKAPERGRRIAINGGTPQVTAH, via the coding sequence ATGAGTGTGAGAGATCTGATCCCTTGGAGCCGCGGAACGAACACGCCCCTGCCGAGCCGGATGCGGGACGAGCCCGCGAGCCCCTTCCTGACGCTCCACCGCGAGATGAACCGCCTGTTCGACGACGTCTTCTCGGGTCTCGGCGGCGGCATGCCCGGCCTGACGACGCGCGGCCTCGGCTGGCCGAGCGTCGAGCTCGTCGAGACCGAGCAGGGCCTGCGCGTCTCCGCCGAGCTGCCCGGCCTCGATGAGAAGGACGTCGAGCTCACGATCGACGACGGCGTCCTGACGCTGCGGGGCGAGAAGCGGGCCGAGACGACGGACAAGGAGCGCGGCTACTCGGAGCGTTCCTACGGCCGCTTCGAGCGCGTCCTCGCCCTGCCGTTCGCGGTGGAGGAGGACAAGGTCGAGGCCACGTTCCGGAACGGCGTCCTCAGCGTGACGCTGCCCCGCTCGGCCAAGGCGCCGGAACGCGGACGCCGCATTGCGATCAACGGCGGCACGCCGCAGGTCACGGCACACTGA
- a CDS encoding MaoC family dehydratase, whose protein sequence is MKTNPGRFFEDFRLGETIRHATPRTVTTGDVALYTALYGPRFAVQSSDAFARAIGFPQSPLDDLLTFHVVFGKTVPDISLNALANLGYAEGGFRRPVYPGETLSTVSEVIGLKESSNRQTGVVYVRSVGSDAAGETVLSYCRWVLVRKRDPEAKIAEERVPSLAKVVAPADLAGAIPPIDRAAYDLDLAGSPYRFGDYKAGERIDHVDGMTVEEAEHQIATRLFQNTAKVHFDAFATKETRFGRRLIYGGHVISLARALSFNGLANAFAIAGINAGRHVAPLFAGDTVYAWSEVVETADLAGRDDVGLLRLRTVATKNQPCGAFPDKQGEGYDPAVILDLDYWAFMPK, encoded by the coding sequence ATGAAGACCAATCCCGGCCGCTTCTTCGAGGATTTCCGCCTCGGCGAGACCATCCGCCACGCGACGCCCCGCACCGTCACCACGGGCGACGTCGCGCTCTACACCGCCCTCTACGGGCCGCGCTTCGCCGTGCAATCGTCGGACGCCTTCGCCCGCGCCATCGGCTTCCCGCAGAGCCCGCTCGACGATCTGCTCACCTTCCACGTCGTGTTCGGCAAGACCGTGCCCGACATCTCCTTGAACGCGCTCGCCAATCTCGGCTACGCCGAGGGTGGCTTCCGGCGCCCGGTCTATCCCGGCGAGACGCTCTCGACCGTCTCCGAGGTGATCGGCCTGAAGGAGAGCTCGAACCGGCAGACCGGCGTCGTCTACGTGCGCTCGGTCGGCTCCGACGCCGCGGGCGAGACGGTGCTGAGCTATTGCCGCTGGGTGCTGGTGCGCAAGCGCGACCCGGAAGCCAAGATCGCCGAGGAGCGCGTGCCGAGCCTTGCCAAGGTGGTCGCTCCGGCCGACCTCGCGGGCGCGATCCCGCCGATCGACCGGGCCGCCTACGATCTCGACCTCGCCGGCAGCCCCTACCGCTTCGGCGACTACAAAGCGGGCGAGCGGATCGACCACGTCGACGGCATGACCGTGGAAGAGGCCGAGCACCAGATCGCGACGCGGCTGTTCCAGAACACCGCCAAGGTGCATTTCGACGCGTTTGCCACCAAGGAGACCCGGTTCGGCCGGCGCCTGATCTACGGCGGCCACGTCATCTCGCTGGCCCGCGCCTTGAGTTTCAACGGGTTAGCCAACGCCTTCGCGATCGCCGGGATCAACGCGGGCCGGCACGTCGCGCCGCTGTTTGCGGGCGACACGGTCTATGCCTGGAGCGAGGTGGTGGAGACGGCCGACTTGGCCGGCCGCGACGATGTCGGCCTGCTGCGCCTGCGGACGGTCGCGACCAAGAACCAGCCCTGCGGCGCCTTCCCCGACAAGCAGGGCGAGGGCTACGACCCGGCCGTCATCCTCGATCTCGATTACTGGGCCTTCATGCCGAAATGA
- the hpf gene encoding ribosome hibernation-promoting factor, HPF/YfiA family — protein sequence MLENAARSIFVQSSNVDLGDVLPQYARASILQTVRKYFGRLESSSVHFNREGPLYKCTVTIQVGTLKTMSGEAQLKDAYAAFRSALEKVAKQLRRAKRELREDKATRIDKDIALAERPILRRKAASSVRQPVHTITHLVEVAREPTPVELDQDSPYRIAAE from the coding sequence ATGCTTGAGAATGCAGCTCGGTCCATTTTTGTTCAGAGCTCGAATGTCGATCTGGGCGACGTTCTTCCTCAGTACGCGAGGGCGAGCATTCTTCAGACTGTGCGCAAGTACTTTGGCCGCCTTGAGTCCAGCTCGGTCCACTTCAACCGGGAAGGTCCGCTGTACAAATGCACGGTCACCATCCAGGTCGGTACGCTGAAGACGATGAGCGGGGAGGCGCAGCTCAAAGACGCTTATGCCGCATTCAGGTCCGCATTGGAGAAGGTCGCCAAGCAGCTTCGCAGAGCCAAGCGCGAGCTGCGGGAGGACAAGGCAACACGGATCGACAAGGACATCGCTCTGGCTGAGAGGCCTATTCTCCGCCGCAAGGCGGCCTCTTCCGTTCGTCAGCCCGTGCACACGATCACGCACTTGGTGGAAGTTGCGCGCGAGCCCACGCCGGTCGAGCTCGATCAGGATAGCCCATATCGGATTGCAGCCGAGTAG
- a CDS encoding YggT family protein, translating to MNAFIWLFDTVVQLFIYVLIASAVLSWLVAFNVVNVRNPIVAQIGEVLYRITEPVLRPIRNLLPNLGGIDISPIILILLLLFASRLLHEFVPTQTAVYTR from the coding sequence ATGAACGCCTTCATCTGGCTCTTCGACACCGTCGTTCAGCTCTTCATCTACGTCCTCATCGCCAGCGCCGTCCTGAGCTGGCTCGTGGCCTTCAACGTGGTGAACGTGCGAAACCCGATCGTCGCTCAGATCGGCGAGGTGCTCTACCGCATCACCGAGCCGGTGCTGCGGCCGATCCGCAACCTCCTGCCGAACCTCGGCGGCATCGACATCTCGCCGATCATCCTGATCCTGCTGCTGCTGTTCGCGAGCCGGTTGCTGCACGAATTCGTGCCGACGCAGACCGCCGTCTACACCCGCTGA
- a CDS encoding TSUP family transporter, protein MIWGVDPGLIAGLFAVAVAAGCVDAIAGGGGLITMPALILSGLDPVSAIATNKLQGSAGSTSATLAFARRGLIDWPRAWPIAVTAGGASILGALCVSLLPRAVLDAGVPVLLVGIALYFATAKRMSSEDATARLTPAAFALSLAPAVGFYDGVFGPGAGAFYMVGFVTLLGLGVVRATAHTKLANAASNLGSLGLFAASGHVVWPIGLAMALGAFLGAQIGSLLAVRLGARLIRPLLVTIACAMALRLLSDPANPLRQAVLGLIAPG, encoded by the coding sequence ATGATCTGGGGTGTCGATCCGGGGCTGATCGCCGGCCTGTTCGCGGTGGCGGTCGCGGCGGGCTGCGTCGACGCCATCGCGGGCGGGGGCGGGCTCATCACCATGCCGGCCCTGATCCTGTCGGGGCTCGACCCGGTCAGCGCCATCGCGACGAACAAGCTCCAGGGCAGCGCCGGCTCCACCTCCGCGACCCTCGCCTTCGCCCGGCGCGGCCTGATCGACTGGCCGAGGGCGTGGCCGATCGCCGTCACGGCGGGCGGGGCCTCGATCCTCGGGGCGCTCTGCGTGAGCCTCCTGCCCCGCGCGGTGCTCGATGCCGGCGTGCCGGTCCTGCTCGTCGGCATCGCCCTCTACTTCGCCACCGCCAAGCGCATGTCGAGCGAGGACGCCACCGCCCGGCTGACGCCGGCGGCCTTCGCGCTCAGCCTCGCGCCCGCGGTCGGGTTCTACGACGGCGTGTTCGGTCCCGGTGCGGGCGCCTTCTACATGGTCGGCTTCGTGACGCTGCTCGGCCTCGGCGTCGTGCGGGCGACCGCCCACACCAAGCTCGCCAACGCCGCGAGCAACCTCGGCAGCCTCGGCCTGTTCGCGGCTTCCGGCCACGTGGTCTGGCCGATCGGCCTCGCCATGGCGCTCGGCGCCTTCCTCGGCGCGCAGATCGGCTCGCTGCTCGCCGTGCGCCTCGGCGCGAGGCTCATCCGCCCGCTCCTCGTCACCATCGCCTGCGCGATGGCCCTGCGGCTCCTCTCGGACCCGGCCAACCCCCTGCGTCAGGCCGTGCTCGGCCTCATCGCCCCGGGGTGA
- a CDS encoding PAS domain-containing protein, with translation MGARMRAHDWSTSPLGRPETWPQCLRSAVSLMLGSKFPMFVTWGSELGFLYNDTYAEILGDKHPAALGRRFYDVWSEIWPDISPLIDRAMVGEATWAENLPLVMNRHGYDEQTYFTFSYSPVRDDAGTVGGMFCACTETTGKVKAEEALRASEARASGVLEGMDEGFMLLDRDFRILQMNAEGLLLEERPPSEVVGRSHWEVYPGSERMPIGQMYQRAMRERAPLTLEHRYVWPDGHAAWLEVRAYPHPEGLALFYRDVTERREREDALREAEARLRALADNLPGAWSTRSPWSATAPAGASSTSRGASSA, from the coding sequence ATGGGCGCGCGCATGCGCGCCCACGACTGGTCGACGTCGCCGCTTGGCCGGCCTGAGACTTGGCCGCAGTGCCTGCGCTCGGCCGTGAGCCTGATGCTCGGCTCCAAGTTCCCGATGTTCGTGACCTGGGGATCTGAGCTCGGCTTCCTCTACAACGACACCTACGCGGAGATCCTCGGCGACAAGCACCCGGCCGCCCTCGGCCGGCGCTTCTACGACGTCTGGTCAGAGATCTGGCCTGACATCTCGCCCCTGATCGATAGGGCCATGGTGGGCGAGGCGACCTGGGCCGAGAACCTGCCGCTCGTCATGAACCGGCACGGCTACGATGAGCAGACCTACTTCACCTTCTCCTACTCGCCGGTGCGGGACGACGCGGGGACCGTCGGCGGCATGTTCTGCGCCTGCACCGAGACAACGGGTAAGGTGAAGGCCGAGGAGGCGCTGCGGGCCAGCGAGGCGCGAGCGTCCGGCGTGCTGGAGGGCATGGACGAGGGCTTCATGCTCCTCGACCGCGACTTCCGCATCCTGCAGATGAACGCCGAGGGGCTCCTGCTCGAGGAGAGGCCGCCCAGCGAGGTTGTGGGCCGCTCGCACTGGGAGGTCTACCCCGGCTCAGAACGCATGCCCATCGGGCAGATGTACCAGCGCGCCATGCGCGAGCGTGCCCCGCTCACGCTGGAGCACCGCTACGTCTGGCCCGACGGGCATGCGGCTTGGCTGGAGGTGCGGGCCTACCCGCATCCGGAAGGTCTGGCCTTGTTCTACCGTGACGTGACCGAGCGCCGTGAGCGGGAGGACGCGCTGCGCGAGGCCGAGGCGCGCCTGCGCGCGCTCGCCGACAACCTGCCGGGGGCATGGTCTACCAGATCGCCATGGAGCGCGACGGCGCCAGCCGGCGCTTCCTCTACATCTCGCGGGGCTTCGAGCGCATGA
- a CDS encoding hybrid sensor histidine kinase/response regulator, with protein sequence MVYQIAMERDGASRRFLYISRGFERMTGVPAEAALLDPAAAYDLILPEYRASLAAAEQAAIRDLTPFDFEAPFRRADGEVRWSRIISAPRQLQDGSLVWDGIQLDDTDRKQIEERLRESEAKFQTIANSIDQMVWSTRPDGYHDYYNQRWYDFTGVPAGSTDGEEWEDIVHPGDRERTWTLWREALAAGEPYRIEYRLRHHTGQYRWALGRALPMRDEAGRITRWFGTCTDIQDIVEAREVLARSRKELERLVAERTADRDRMWRLSTDVMLVARYDATIEAVNPAWTTLLGWEERELLGGAFMDLVHPDDVSATLAEVGKLSEGLTTLRFENRYRRKDGSYRWLSWTAVPAEDLIHAVGRDVTAEKEAAQTLAETEEALRQAQKMEAVGQLTGGIAHDFNNLLTGIVGSLDMMQTRIAQGRTDAIEKYAKAAMSSANRAAALTHRLLAFARRQPLDPKPVNANTLVTSLEDLLRRTIGEAISLEIVTSGGLWPTLCDPHQLESAILNLAINARDAMPDGGKLTIETCNTHLDRAYAKLHPGVGPGQYICICVTDTGTGMPPDVIARAFDPFFTTKPIGQGTGLGLSMIYGFARQSDGHAKIYSEVGQGTTVKVYLPRHRGTVDTAGAQSAALTDIPRAEHGETVLVVEDEPVVRDLIVEVLNDLGYRALEAQDGTSGLKVLQSRERIDLLVTDVGLPGLNGRQLADQARESRPDLKVLFITGYAENAMFGNGNLDPGMQMITKPFPVEALATRIREMIEG encoded by the coding sequence ATGGTCTACCAGATCGCCATGGAGCGCGACGGCGCCAGCCGGCGCTTCCTCTACATCTCGCGGGGCTTCGAGCGCATGACCGGCGTGCCGGCCGAGGCCGCGCTGCTCGACCCAGCTGCAGCCTACGACCTGATCCTGCCCGAGTACCGCGCGAGCCTGGCTGCGGCTGAGCAGGCCGCCATCCGCGACCTGACACCCTTCGACTTCGAGGCGCCGTTCCGACGGGCCGATGGCGAGGTGCGCTGGAGCCGCATCATCTCAGCACCTCGACAGTTGCAGGACGGTTCGCTCGTCTGGGACGGCATCCAGCTCGACGATACCGACCGCAAGCAGATCGAGGAGCGCCTGCGCGAGAGCGAGGCCAAGTTCCAGACCATTGCCAACTCGATCGACCAGATGGTCTGGTCGACGCGGCCCGACGGCTACCACGACTACTACAACCAGCGCTGGTACGACTTCACCGGGGTGCCGGCGGGCTCGACCGACGGTGAGGAGTGGGAGGACATCGTCCACCCGGGCGACCGAGAGCGCACGTGGACGCTCTGGAGAGAGGCCCTCGCGGCAGGCGAGCCTTACCGCATCGAGTACCGCCTGCGGCACCACACCGGGCAGTACCGCTGGGCGCTGGGCCGTGCCCTGCCGATGCGCGACGAGGCCGGCCGGATCACGCGTTGGTTCGGCACCTGCACCGACATCCAGGACATCGTCGAGGCGCGGGAGGTGCTGGCACGCTCGCGCAAGGAGCTCGAACGGCTGGTGGCCGAGCGCACAGCCGACCGTGACCGCATGTGGCGGCTTTCGACCGACGTCATGCTGGTCGCGCGCTACGATGCTACCATCGAGGCGGTGAACCCGGCCTGGACGACGCTGCTCGGGTGGGAGGAGCGGGAGCTCCTCGGAGGCGCGTTCATGGACCTCGTCCACCCGGACGACGTCTCCGCCACGTTAGCCGAGGTGGGCAAGCTGTCGGAGGGCCTGACCACTCTCCGCTTCGAGAACCGCTACCGCCGGAAGGACGGCAGCTACCGCTGGCTTTCTTGGACCGCGGTCCCGGCCGAGGATCTTATCCATGCAGTGGGTCGCGACGTCACGGCCGAGAAGGAAGCAGCGCAAACCCTCGCTGAGACCGAGGAGGCGCTGCGTCAGGCCCAGAAGATGGAGGCGGTGGGCCAGCTCACCGGCGGCATCGCCCACGACTTCAACAACCTGCTGACCGGCATCGTCGGCTCGCTCGACATGATGCAGACCCGGATCGCGCAGGGCCGCACCGACGCCATCGAGAAGTACGCCAAGGCCGCGATGTCCTCGGCCAACCGCGCCGCCGCTCTCACGCATAGGCTCCTGGCGTTTGCCCGTCGCCAGCCGCTCGACCCGAAGCCGGTCAACGCCAACACGCTCGTGACCTCGCTGGAGGACCTGCTGCGCCGGACCATCGGTGAGGCGATCAGCCTGGAGATCGTCACCTCAGGCGGGCTCTGGCCAACCTTGTGCGACCCCCATCAGCTGGAGAGCGCGATCCTGAACCTCGCCATCAATGCGCGGGATGCGATGCCGGATGGCGGCAAGCTCACCATCGAGACCTGCAACACACACCTCGATCGTGCGTACGCCAAGCTGCACCCGGGCGTGGGGCCGGGCCAGTACATCTGCATCTGCGTGACAGACACCGGAACCGGCATGCCGCCCGACGTCATCGCCCGCGCGTTCGACCCGTTCTTCACGACGAAGCCGATCGGGCAGGGCACAGGACTGGGCCTGTCGATGATCTACGGCTTTGCCCGCCAGTCGGACGGTCACGCCAAGATCTACTCGGAGGTTGGCCAGGGCACGACGGTGAAGGTCTATCTACCCCGCCATCGCGGCACTGTTGACACCGCCGGCGCTCAGAGCGCAGCCCTGACCGATATTCCTCGGGCGGAGCACGGCGAGACTGTGCTCGTGGTCGAGGACGAGCCGGTGGTGCGTGACCTCATCGTCGAGGTGCTCAACGACCTCGGCTATAGGGCTTTGGAGGCACAGGACGGCACCTCAGGACTCAAGGTCCTGCAATCGCGCGAGCGAATTGACCTGTTGGTCACCGACGTCGGCCTGCCGGGGCTGAACGGGCGCCAGCTTGCCGATCAGGCACGCGAGAGCCGTCCGGACCTGAAGGTGCTGTTCATCACGGGCTACGCCGAGAATGCGATGTTCGGCAACGGGAACCTCGACCCAGGCATGCAGATGATCACCAAGCCCTTCCCGGTCGAAGCTCTCGCCACCCGCATTCGCGAGATGATCGAGGGTTGA
- a CDS encoding Hsp20 family protein produces MRTYDVAPLFRSSVGFDRLFDLLTQAERVEPSAAWPPYNIEKVAEAAYRITMAVAGFTAEDIELTQHDTTLLVAGQRKDQDGEHQYLHRGIAARTFRQTFNLAEHVKVTGASLENGLLTVELKREVPEALKPRRIAINGDQAAGGQDNARAQLEGDAKAA; encoded by the coding sequence ATGAGAACCTACGACGTTGCGCCCCTCTTCCGCTCGTCCGTCGGCTTCGACCGGCTGTTCGATCTCCTGACCCAAGCCGAACGGGTTGAACCGTCCGCCGCCTGGCCGCCCTACAACATCGAGAAGGTGGCCGAGGCCGCGTATCGCATCACCATGGCGGTTGCTGGGTTCACGGCCGAGGATATCGAGCTCACCCAGCACGACACGACGCTCTTGGTCGCCGGCCAGCGAAAGGACCAGGACGGTGAGCATCAGTACCTGCACCGCGGCATCGCGGCCCGCACTTTCCGCCAGACCTTCAATCTGGCCGAGCACGTGAAGGTCACGGGCGCCTCGCTCGAGAACGGCCTTCTGACGGTCGAGCTCAAGCGCGAGGTGCCGGAGGCGCTCAAGCCCCGCCGCATCGCCATCAATGGCGATCAGGCCGCAGGCGGGCAGGACAATGCGCGTGCGCAGCTTGAGGGCGACGCGAAGGCCGCCTGA
- a CDS encoding serine hydrolase: MDFTRRVLVQVAASAAGAPARVSAPGQPPQPVVDGLAQLAAMPVTSSGLVVAGSDEVRWQAAHRAAEPLFVGSAIKTFILAQCLRAVEAGQLSEDDQHAIDDAVRSPSSPVFLNLTGTTTLRSVLEAMIAHSDNTATDVALALVGPDRVRDLVRQAGLGSTRVPDSTRRLVSYLAGAEPGTDLGWTQLQRLLAGGPAPGPLRAPVNDVQTMMSTADELVRWYRRALLGGVFAQLGTLAEFKRISAMADSIAMAVPSGVAAYGKGGSLDWGDFHCFCLAGQMIVGASPVTFCFTINWTGPSEAVPGLFKDYVSVVRAVLQAAAHTETK, translated from the coding sequence GTGGACTTCACCCGACGTGTTCTCGTCCAGGTGGCCGCCTCGGCTGCGGGGGCGCCTGCACGCGTGAGCGCGCCAGGGCAGCCGCCCCAGCCGGTCGTGGACGGCCTTGCGCAGCTCGCCGCCATGCCGGTGACGAGCAGCGGCCTTGTCGTGGCGGGGTCCGACGAAGTGCGCTGGCAAGCGGCCCACCGAGCCGCTGAGCCGCTGTTCGTCGGCAGCGCCATCAAGACATTCATCCTGGCTCAGTGCCTGCGCGCCGTGGAGGCGGGCCAGCTCTCGGAAGACGATCAACACGCGATCGACGACGCCGTGCGCTCGCCGAGCAGTCCCGTTTTCCTCAACCTGACCGGCACGACGACGCTGCGCAGCGTGCTCGAGGCCATGATCGCCCACAGCGACAACACGGCGACCGACGTCGCGCTGGCGCTGGTCGGCCCGGACCGCGTGCGCGACCTCGTGCGCCAAGCCGGCCTAGGCTCCACCCGCGTCCCCGACTCGACGCGCCGCCTCGTTTCCTACCTCGCCGGCGCCGAGCCGGGGACCGACCTCGGCTGGACCCAGCTTCAGCGCCTCCTGGCAGGCGGCCCTGCGCCGGGCCCCTTGCGCGCGCCGGTCAACGACGTCCAGACGATGATGAGCACCGCCGATGAGCTGGTTCGATGGTACCGACGGGCGCTGCTCGGCGGCGTCTTCGCGCAGCTCGGGACGCTGGCCGAGTTCAAGCGGATCTCCGCCATGGCTGACAGCATCGCCATGGCCGTCCCGAGCGGCGTTGCTGCTTACGGCAAGGGCGGCAGCCTCGACTGGGGCGACTTCCACTGCTTCTGCCTCGCGGGGCAGATGATTGTTGGCGCCTCGCCGGTCACATTTTGTTTTACCATCAACTGGACCGGTCCGAGCGAGGCGGTTCCCGGCCTCTTCAAGGACTACGTCTCCGTCGTCCGCGCGGTGCTGCAAGCAGCGGCCCACACTGAGACGAAGTAG
- a CDS encoding NADH dehydrogenase ubiquinone Fe-S protein 4, producing MQEHVIGIGHNRPPLEVNPTPWLVGARALIRRRTRPVETAGRAHQNDWIPSFERRTPPELDDLMGWTGGDDTLATQVQLTFGTRAQAVAYAERQGLDFTVEPDPVQVAQVKQVPPWQWGRRPRAAFGRGLSAPVRKSDDEGCDAAERAQLPDLERAFVNPAAVFRRPADVLDQPRLMEGCKREILQRWAWDEYLKEIAAGEGMIEGEPSRLDEVKAALLSLGETWRPKPFAPAAAAPLLLQDVEALAA from the coding sequence ATGCAGGAACACGTGATTGGCATCGGGCACAATCGCCCACCTCTGGAGGTCAATCCCACGCCCTGGCTCGTGGGTGCTCGCGCGCTCATCAGGCGCCGTACGCGTCCGGTCGAGACGGCGGGGCGCGCGCATCAGAACGATTGGATCCCCAGCTTCGAGCGGCGCACGCCACCCGAACTCGACGACCTGATGGGCTGGACTGGTGGCGACGACACGCTTGCAACGCAGGTGCAACTCACCTTCGGCACACGAGCGCAGGCGGTGGCCTACGCGGAGCGCCAGGGTCTCGACTTCACTGTCGAGCCAGATCCTGTGCAGGTAGCTCAGGTGAAGCAGGTCCCACCTTGGCAGTGGGGTCGACGCCCTCGGGCCGCTTTCGGGCGCGGGCTGAGTGCTCCAGTCCGCAAATCCGATGACGAGGGTTGTGACGCTGCTGAGCGAGCGCAACTGCCGGATCTTGAGCGTGCCTTCGTCAATCCGGCTGCTGTCTTCCGCAGACCGGCGGACGTACTCGATCAGCCGCGCCTGATGGAGGGGTGCAAGCGGGAGATCCTTCAGCGTTGGGCCTGGGACGAGTACCTGAAGGAGATCGCGGCAGGGGAAGGCATGATCGAGGGCGAGCCCTCTCGCCTCGACGAGGTGAAGGCGGCGCTCCTGAGCTTGGGCGAGACGTGGCGGCCGAAGCCGTTTGCTCCGGCTGCGGCTGCCCCGCTCCTGCTGCAGGATGTAGAAGCGCTTGCCGCCTAA